Proteins from a single region of Flavobacterium sp. YJ01:
- a CDS encoding glycosyltransferase family 4 protein has translation MNIAFLTSEYSHSKVAHAAGIGTSIKNLAIALQKEGNVITIFVYGQSVQEIIDDNGVKIHLIKNKKYPLLGWYLHRKHIQEYCNAVIKKEKIEILEAPDWTGITAFMKFEIPLIIRFHGSDTYFCHLENRKQKLKNFWFEKLAVNKAKTFIAPTKFAGEVSKKLFKINNKEIKTIHYGLNLENFENDKPLKFDKDLILYIGTLIRKKGVLELPEIFNKVKNDFPNARLVLIGGDSSDIKTGSKSTWELMKTLFKEDLNSVDYLGKIPYNEIQDYIRKANVCVFPTFAETLGMVTIESMALQKAVVNSNIGWAQELIIDEESGFLVHPSNHELYSERIKQLLSNETLVLETGKNARTRVEAKFDISSLVLENIHFYQKTLNLK, from the coding sequence ATGAATATAGCATTTCTAACCTCAGAATACTCTCATTCTAAAGTTGCGCACGCAGCAGGAATAGGCACGAGTATAAAAAATTTAGCAATTGCACTGCAAAAGGAAGGAAATGTCATCACCATTTTTGTTTACGGACAATCTGTTCAAGAAATAATAGATGATAATGGAGTTAAAATTCATCTTATTAAAAATAAAAAATATCCCCTTTTAGGATGGTATTTGCATAGAAAACATATTCAGGAATACTGCAATGCTGTTATAAAAAAAGAAAAAATTGAAATTCTGGAAGCTCCAGACTGGACGGGCATTACGGCTTTCATGAAATTCGAAATTCCTCTAATAATTCGCTTCCATGGAAGTGATACTTATTTTTGTCATTTAGAAAATAGAAAACAAAAACTTAAAAATTTCTGGTTTGAGAAATTAGCGGTAAATAAAGCAAAAACGTTTATCGCACCAACAAAATTTGCAGGCGAAGTTTCAAAGAAACTTTTTAAAATAAATAACAAAGAGATTAAAACAATTCATTATGGATTAAATCTCGAAAATTTTGAAAATGATAAACCTTTAAAATTTGATAAAGATTTGATCTTGTACATAGGTACTTTAATCAGAAAAAAAGGAGTTCTGGAATTACCCGAAATTTTTAATAAAGTCAAAAATGATTTTCCAAATGCTAGACTTGTTTTAATAGGAGGCGATTCGTCTGATATAAAAACAGGTTCGAAATCAACATGGGAGCTTATGAAAACCTTGTTTAAGGAAGATTTAAATTCTGTAGATTATTTGGGTAAAATTCCATACAATGAAATTCAAGATTATATAAGAAAAGCAAATGTATGTGTGTTTCCTACCTTTGCAGAAACTTTAGGGATGGTTACAATCGAATCTATGGCTCTGCAAAAAGCAGTTGTAAATAGTAATATTGGTTGGGCACAAGAACTTATTATAGATGAAGAAAGCGGTTTTTTGGTTCATCCCTCAAATCATGAGCTGTATTCGGAAAGAATTAAACAATTGTTGTCTAATGAAACACTCGTTCTGGAGACAGGAAAAAATGCCAGAACAAGAGTCGAAGCAAAATTTGATATTAGTAGCCTTGTACTTGAAAATATTCATTTTTACCAAAAGACTTTAAACTTAAAATAG
- a CDS encoding glycosyltransferase family A protein, which produces MIVVFHQNNKVVEVAFKGQTIEFSQKNIGENLFQVAEKFPNELIIWCRLDLKSNLNLSKFEEIFHHNNILASYDVSANSFLSDAIGYVDESIFLNVKKEVKYPTWMMSGDVGGIHTSVLELLKGKIKLDSDFDYFLHSFAKLAILNGLLCYSEPLLIKDFSTISQRHKKNNFLMFRFVKQHYRTRWVFLLFLNLFLYEKKLPVFSLLISLFFKRRNLELNALDRLIAKSNKTVNVAKTTDVIIPTIGRKKYLYDVLKDLSKQTYLPKNVIVIEQNPDSNSASELDYLNNEEWPFSIKHIFTHQAGACNARNLGLKNIESEWIFMADDDIRIEPVFLEKAFQVIEKEGFEQITFGCYEPNYLESKKEKHMIQWDGFGSGCSIVRAKNLKNIFYNTGFEFGYGEDSDFGAQLRNSGFDILYSPKPEIIHLKAPIGGFRTKPVLAWTKDIIQPKPSPTVMLYKKMNLKEQQLNGYKTVLFLKFYKLQKIKNPIKYFSNFSEQWKSSVYWAEKLK; this is translated from the coding sequence GTGATCGTTGTTTTTCATCAAAATAATAAAGTTGTTGAAGTCGCATTTAAGGGACAGACTATCGAGTTTTCTCAAAAAAACATTGGAGAGAATTTGTTTCAAGTTGCCGAAAAATTCCCGAATGAACTTATAATTTGGTGTCGTTTAGATTTAAAATCAAATTTAAACCTCTCGAAATTTGAAGAAATTTTTCATCACAATAACATATTAGCTTCCTATGATGTATCGGCAAATTCTTTTTTATCAGATGCAATTGGCTATGTTGATGAATCAATTTTCCTAAATGTAAAAAAAGAGGTTAAGTATCCTACATGGATGATGAGCGGTGATGTAGGTGGAATTCATACTTCGGTATTAGAACTACTAAAAGGTAAAATCAAATTAGATTCAGATTTTGATTATTTTTTACATTCATTTGCTAAACTTGCAATATTGAATGGTCTTCTATGTTATTCAGAGCCATTATTGATAAAAGATTTTTCTACAATTTCACAAAGACATAAAAAAAATAATTTTTTAATGTTTCGGTTTGTAAAACAGCATTACAGAACAAGGTGGGTTTTTTTGTTGTTTTTAAATTTATTTTTATACGAAAAAAAACTACCTGTTTTTTCTCTATTGATTAGTCTGTTTTTTAAAAGAAGAAATTTAGAGCTCAATGCATTGGATAGATTAATTGCAAAGTCAAATAAGACAGTTAACGTTGCAAAAACTACTGATGTTATTATTCCGACAATTGGTCGAAAAAAATATCTTTATGATGTTTTAAAAGATTTGTCAAAGCAGACATATCTGCCAAAAAATGTAATTGTCATCGAACAAAATCCAGATTCAAATAGTGCTTCAGAGCTTGATTATTTGAATAATGAAGAATGGCCATTTTCTATAAAACATATTTTTACACATCAGGCAGGAGCTTGCAATGCAAGAAATTTAGGATTGAAAAACATTGAAAGTGAATGGATCTTTATGGCCGATGATGATATTAGAATTGAGCCTGTTTTTTTGGAGAAAGCTTTTCAAGTAATAGAAAAAGAAGGTTTTGAGCAAATAACTTTTGGCTGTTATGAACCTAATTATCTCGAAAGCAAAAAAGAAAAACACATGATTCAGTGGGATGGTTTTGGATCAGGATGTAGTATTGTTAGAGCTAAAAATTTGAAAAATATTTTCTATAATACTGGTTTTGAATTTGGTTATGGCGAAGACAGCGATTTTGGTGCTCAGTTAAGAAATTCCGGATTTGATATCTTATATTCGCCAAAGCCAGAAATAATTCATCTTAAAGCTCCAATAGGTGGTTTTAGAACTAAGCCAGTTTTAGCTTGGACAAAAGATATAATTCAGCCAAAACCATCACCTACCGTAATGTTGTACAAAAAAATGAATTTAAAAGAACAACAATTAAACGGTTATAAAACAGTTCTTTTTTTAAAGTTTTACAAACTTCAGAAAATTAAAAACCCAATAAAATATTTTTCAAATTTTAGTGAACAGTGGAAGTCTAGTGTATACTGGGCAGAAAAATTAAAATAA